The Pyrus communis chromosome 12, drPyrComm1.1, whole genome shotgun sequence genomic sequence ATATTCCAATCCTCTAAACCAAACGAGGCCAAAACTAACTAAGAAACTACACATTCTTATAGTTCTAATTGCAATACATCTCTGTTCTCCTAAACATatactttataaaaaaaaattatgaacatAAATATCAACCAAACTCACTTCAATTTCAAATGCAACTAAACTGAGTCGAAAAGATAAGAAAGATAACTTGAGTAAGTAAATAAATACTCAACCATGAATTACCTAGGACCCAAAATGAGGACATAAGGCTAGCTACTACtaaaaccaacaacaaaaagatATAGCCATGAGCGAAGCATGAGTTGTCAAAAAGGAAGATGATCAGAAACACACCAGAAAGAAGCTCCGCAAAATTAGGGAAGATCTCAAACATGAACTAAGTAGACATCTCCTAAGAACAACGaaatcacacacacacaggTAGTACACTTGTTTTTTggtgaggttttttttttttggtgtttttttggGGGTGGGGTGCTCACTATATCTGCAACCAAGCTAGGGAGGACAACTCAATAATAACAAGCAAAATATATTTGATTCACCGGTTATACAAGGTAATACACATTCAGCTTTCCCGCTCAACTACTTGATCAAGGGATAACAACTTCGAATTTTGAAATCCCCATTTTTGTAGTTGTCTCATTGCACAGCACCTATCACTAGCTCCTATACTAAACAATAAATCCCACCATTTTAGGAAAATGGCAAGGATATTTGCCCATCTAGTTGACAGTTTATCATCTGGGAGCACCATCCAACCAAGCTAACTGCCAAACCAAATAGAATAACAGGATGTTATGATGTTATCTGTTATGATGGCAGATGGGATGTAGATGGGCGAGAATACAACTTTAAAGCCAAGAAAGATACACTATCATACAAGAAGACCTCCAAACAAATCAAACGTGTCTCTAATATTATGTGCTGTATTGAACTATGGAACAATTCCAAAGCACAACCGTGCCATGAAGTCAAGCATTTAGCCCAGCCTGTATCAGGGCAGCACAAAGCACAAAGCATCTTACTTCCCCTCATACTCTTAGAGTTTATATCGTCTCAAGAGGGAAAATATACAAACCCATTTCCTTTCTCTCATACCACAGGGGACTCAGTGGAACTTCTATTAAATGCAATGTTCTGTTGAACTGTTAGTAGACATAAGGCTCCCAACCCCAAGCACATTGATAAGTGCATCAATGTTCGACTAATATATGAGTGTCAAAAAACCAATTCAGCAAAACCAGAAAACACCAAAAGGACCACTAAAGAAGGATACAGTAGGGAAACCAACATGAATGCTAGCTTTGGGCCACTAAATATAGCTTATAAATGTAAGAAAGTCTAATATGCTATCAAGGGAAGTAATCTTAACCTCAAGCATATAATCCAAAATGATGCACATTCATGTCATACGATGTAAGTGTAGTCTAGGTATCTATGTCTAGGTACCTATCGTAATGTACCAACCTAGGAATGAACAAAACCTGAGAGAAATGCACGCATTAACAGTTATGGGACTTTCTAATGCTCTCATAGTATACATCCACAAAACTGGTTTCAAAGTATAACTTGCATCTCAAACAATCATTAAATGCTGTATATCAAAGTTCAGAAAGAtgaacaacaaagaaaaaaaatcaagaaacctGGTGGGAGATTTGGATAATAACAGAGAGAGAAGTCAAATGCACGTGTTCTATCAGCAAGGTTATCTTTCATGTAACCTTATGATGACTACACTGCAAGTAAGAGAGTATGAAATTAGAACTTATTGACAAAGTAGGTAACACCGAAACTGAAACCTGAAAATTAGCACATATAAGCCATATACATAATCATCTGTGAAGACGCATGCATTCTTATCGTTAATGCACGACAATGCTATTCTTCAACCATACTAACATGAGCATTATACATAAACATGATTAACTACACGTTATAAACATTTATGCAAACCAAAATAAAGGAAGCAAATTTGATTAGTAAAATGAGATCGTTAATCCAAAAGTGTAATGAATCTTATTCTAAACTCAACAATGCTCACATTTTATAATTTATGCAAAACAAGCTGatcattccattcaaatttctCAGACAATGCATAATAACTTCTAAATGTAGAGCCCTAACTGAGATTTCACAAAAATCTAATCCTAAACCTGCTCACTATCACATCAAGCTCTGGACTTGCGGCGAAGACTCTTCCTGAGCTTCTTTAACTTATgcttgttcatcttcttcttcctcttcttcttcacacTGTCAGCCCAAATCGTCCTTCCATCTTCGGACTCCACCTCGACCGCCTCGAAAACAGCCAACCGCTCCAACCCAGCTGGGGAAATCGGATTTAAGCTAAACCCAAATGGGAAATTGGGGAAGATGGGAAAGGAGTTGGGAGATTCAGCATTGTGGAAGCTTGTGCGACCAAATTGAGGAACTGGGTCTTCTGCGCAATCGGATTTGGGCGAGCCTAGATGGCTGCGGTGGGAAATAAGAGAGGGTGTGGGTTTGGGGAAGAGATGGGTTCTGAGGGACACCGCTGTTCTCAGAGACGGTGCGTTTTTGGCGAGTTTGTGAACAAAGCTCGCCATCTCGGGGCGGAGAGAGGCGGTGAAATTGACGGATCAGAAACTGCTCCGTCGCGGAGTGACTCACCGTTGGGAGGATTTGAAAAGCTGGATTTGCTATGGCATTTTTGGTTATGCCGAAAAGGGTTTCATTTCGAACTGGAGAATGGCGACTACACGGCTGCGAGTCGCTAGAACAAGAAAGACGCGACGACGTCGTTTGGTGAACAGAATGATGAGAAATGTTTTACAATATCCCTAAACTTAGTGCCATATTCCAATTTGACCCCTGGTTTttttattctctcttttttggCACTTGATATTTTGTTTGAAACTAATATACATGGCAAGGAAGATTCGAACTTGTTGCATAGAAAGTACATTTACACTACTCAATTTGAGTAAGATGCTTTGGCCACAGGTGGaattttttgaatcaaaaccaaaaaGCGATTGAAATAGACCAAACCAGTCAGCTCGGTGTACCAAATTTTAGTTCGATTTTCTTACCTGACGAGCTGTCTTAGTATTGGATTTGTCccttaggattttttttttcaacaaatttgttttaatttatttgttggaTCATAGTCTTTTGAAACGTACCAATGTTTCAGCTCACGTTAGATTTTTCATCTCTAGTATTAAattacaagttttatttatttatttgagcgataaaaatttaacaaaaaaattgtaataaatTCAAGGATCCGACTCAAATCCAAGGAAGGTGCTTAGTTGAGGGTTATTGCTCAAAGAATTTCTTATGACTATAAACGGCGCCGTCCCCGTCAGGTTAAAAAGAGCGCCAGCAACtcggaacaaaaaaaaaaacacacaagagAAGAAAGAGCGCCTGATTCTCTCCCATGGAGGAACCCACATTTGAGCCtgtaaaaccctaatttctcatCCCAATTCGCACTCAGAAACGTTCGATTTCGCTTCATAACATTTTGATTTGCATTTTTCAGGATCTAATTCACGCGATTTTCAAGATCCTCTGGTCCAGAAGAGCTATCGGTTTGAATTCCCCGCCAATTTTTGTTCCTTCTGCTCCGTCAATTTCTGACTTCTTCTTTCTCATATGACTTGTCCATTTCTGTTTCCGTTTCCAGAGCGTCAAATGATCGAAGGCACCGATGCGTTGGATGGCGAGGTACTAATTGTTCTTCCACATTTTCGTAAATTGATTGCTGTTAAATGTGGAAGTAATTTGGGGCAAGGAAGATTAGATTTCTGCTGtagaaaccctaattttggTATTCACCGACATCAAACTTTGTCTGGTGCAGACCGGAGCTGGAACATCAAAGAAGAATCGCCCCACATCAGGTTTTAATCACATTATAGGTTTCActatttttatgggattttttatttgtttgtatgtaATGTAGTTTTTTATTGTTGATGCTTACTTTGTTCCGCGATTGTTATGCAGCCAATGGAAATGCCTTAAAATTGAGCTGTGAACTTCTCCGGAATTTTACCACAGGTTCGCACAGACTTTTGGTTGCTTAGTTGAGATTGAATGTGGTCAGAAGTTTTGTGCGTTTATTGTGACATTTTGAGAAGCATTTTGTGTTGTGGCAGAGGCTGTGCAGCGTGCTGCTACAATTGCTGAAGCGGAGGGCGTGAGTAAAATTGAACCAACTCACTTGGAGCGGGTTCTCCCACAGTTGCTTTTGGATTTTTGAGGTATCCATGAGGACCctaatcttattttttttatttgttttgctacttttcttttggttttcttaTGCTTTATAATTCCATTTGAATCCTTTACAATATGGATGCATTATTGGAAAGTAATGCACTTTGATAGGTGGTGTAACTTGAGATAAGACAGCATTCATACGCTTGACCCAAAGGCGGCCCTCACATCAGCTTTAAAGTAGTTCCCACAGAAACTGAAGTCTTGATATTTAGGTTTATGTTTCTCTGCTACCGTATGATTCACATGTCGAACCCAAGAAAtttccatttgattttcttACTGTCCATGTAAAAAATTTAGAGATATTAACAGGGTTTATACCTATTGAAATTCATTCTGCTTAAATTAATTGTTCCTTTGTCCATGGTACATAAAAACATGTTTTCCTTGCTCAAGTGACCGGAGTTATATACTTTGCCTTCGAAATTGGAGTTTTATGTTTTGTATTCAATTGTCTCTGGCACCAATCACCATATGGTGAACTCAAGAATTTTGTATTTGGTTTTCGTTCATATTAAGGTAAACCTGTAGATAGTGATATCCATGCTGATTAGAATACTTTTCTTGTGACGGAGAAATGAGATAAGGATCCAAAAGAAAAGGCTGAAAATGAACAAGGCAATGAAAAAACCCTAATGTGGGGAAGTTGATTAGTTGCTTCCTATAAAACACTTTTCTTTTCTATAGGGATGGTGATGGAATGCCTTTACATGGGACCTTCATTTCTATGGAGTGCACTTAGATGGACTTTGATTTTCTTAGTGGAAgttctgttttgttttgaagCATGAATCTGAGGAAGCATGTCTATTGATAATTTGACTGCCTGCGTTTTGCTTCAGGTTCCAAAATTTGGTGAACTAAAACAAGAGTATGGACGGTAATATTCTCGGAGGCATTGACAATAAGGTTGTTTCTTTGGAACCAAACCTCGTATTAGATGTTTGTTTGCTGCTATGAActcactttgtaatttttaagctAGAATCCTTGAATTTCTGCTGGAAATCTTGGGAGTGGGAGTTTAGGATATGCATGATCTTTGGTGTACTGTAAATCTTCGTTGAATTAGTATAAGTCTAAACGACAAATTGCCCCTCATTCCTCTCTTCTTTTACTCACTTAACTAGCTCTGCTAGGTGACCGGAGACGGGATAGGTACAGATGAGCTCTGTGGAAGATAGGCAGGGGTAGAACTTTAAACAATGTTGGAATATCGTTTGAAGGGGAACACAATATTTTCTTATTCGTCGTGCTATTTTACATCATCACTTTCATTGAGAATACATATGAGATACAATTAATCTAGTAGGATTCCCATTGATAACAAACATGAAACATATATCCACCTAGTGCTTGATTTGAGACAGCATACACCTAACGTCCTTACTGTTAGGCCTCTCTTTCGGGTTATCCAGAGTGCAAAAGCAAGCAATCTTGAGAACCAGGAGCATTTGCTCCTCATATCCATTTCCCAACAGTTTCGGGTCGATTGCCTGCCTAGGGTTCTCCGAAGTCATGACGTTCCTCATCCACTTAACCAGACTCATCTCATTTGTGTTTTGGAAAAACTCATCGGATGGAAGCTTTCCCATCACCAGAACCCCCAACACCACCCCGAAACTGTATATATCACACCTGTCAGTGAACTTGAATGTCTGATGGTATTCTGGTGCTATATAGCCAACAGTTCCTGCCACATTCGAAGTTGAAATGTGAGTCTGAGCGTCCGGCATTGCTTTTGCAAGCCCGAAATCTGCAATCCGAGCTTCCATATCGTCATCCAGCAGGACGTTTGCGGGCTTGAGGTCTCTGTGAATGATGTGGGGGGTGTTGTCCATGTGAAGGTATTCAAGCCCTGAAGCCACTCCAAGAGCAATCTTATGCCGTGTAAGCCAATCCAACTCCCTTGTTCCCGCCGCAACTTGATTCAACATGTCTTGCAAGCTCCCGTTCTTCATGAACTCATAGACCAGGTAATGACAATCCGGTCGAGACACGTGGGCTAGCAGAGGAATAAGATTCCGGTGCCTAATTTTGCTCACGGTGTTGATCTCCGATCGGATTTGACGCATCTTCTTGTTCATAAGCTTACTTTCCTCGTCAGCGGTCAGTTCATCGGCATCTTTTGGGGGTTGAACTATCTTCTTTATTGCAATCATTTTGCCGTTGCTTCCCGGCAACTCGGCTTTATAAACCTCTCCACATCCACCCCTTCCTATGAGTTCCAAATTAACCAGGCCATCATCTTTTTCCAGGAAAGCCAAGTCCTCTTTCCTCTTGATCAGAGAACTGAAAATCGCAGGACCGCCATCTTTGCCGCCACCTTTTACTACGGCCAAGAGCAGCTTGAACAGCAGAGAAAAGATGAATCCGGATACACATCCGGCCAGTGCTCCGGCTAAAAACCCGAGCAGCCACCCTCCCACCTTCTTCTTGTTACTCTTCTTGTGCTTTTTTGGTGGAGATGGACCCGGAGCAAGAGCGTTATGTGGAGCTTGAGCATTAGGAGAAGGTGTGGAGTTGTGGTGTTTTGTGGTTGAATTCTCAGCCAAAATGTAACGTTTTGGCACATCGGTTGCTGAAATCTCGACCCCTTTCATCGTTGGCACCGAGCCTTCGAGGAATTCGTTTCCAGCGAAGTTGAAAGACCGAAGATTGCGAAAGGAACGAATGGTAGCTGGGATTTTCCCGGAGAAGAAATTGTCAGCAATGGAAAGGCTTTCCAGGTTGGGAAAATGCTTGAGGAAGCTCAAATTCCCGGACAACTTGTTGGACGAAAGGTCGAGGGTTCGAAGGCGAATGAGGTTAGACAGCGCGGCAGGAACTTCCCCGGAAAACTGGTTGTCTCCGAGGTTGAGAATCTCAAGCTTTCGGCAGTCAACGATTTGAGATGGGATTTGGTCAACGAGTTTGTTGTGAGCAAGAGAGATCTCTTTGAGCTCGGAGAGTCGCCCTATTGCCGGGCTCAGAAAGCCATCGAGGCGGTGTGTTTTGAAGACGAGCCGGGTGATTCGGAGGACGTAGGTGTTGTTGTCCGAGAGCCTGCGCTCGCAGAAGACACCGGGAGTGTTGCATGGAGCTGGTTGATTGATATGGAATTGGAAGCCCAGGGTTTTTTGGATGGTGGTGAGGGCTTGGAGGTCGGAAGGGTCGAGATTGAGTCTCGCGTGGATGAGGAGCAGGAGGGAGAGGAAGGTGAGGAGGCTGAGCTGGGCGGTGGTGCCGGATATGGCTGCCATTTGTGGCCGGAAATTTGTGTGTTTTTGGACTTTGAACTAGGACCAGTTCATACTTGTTGGTTGGCTCGGTTGTTGGTTTTGTATTTTATAGAAGGAGGGTGTGGAATAATGGACGGAATGTGGAGCCCCCATTCGCAGTAGATTCAAATCTCCAATCAGACAAGTTTACTCTGACTAAATAATATCAATTAAATTATCTCGTTAATGCCGTTTTTAATTGGTTCTCACTTTTCCAGCGAATCCACCCCCTTTTTCCCATAATCCAAGTTTGTaaagttctttttttgtttttttgtttttttttaaccataaACAATGTTATTCGCATATCTCATTTTATCTCTTACacattcattttaatttttgattgtCGGAAccaatgaattgaagaatagcAAATGATGGAAATcatcagtgtgtgtgtgtgaggtaAAAAGAAGTGCTGGATAACACTACtctttgagttttttttatattagcacTCCGTATATTGTTGAATACACGTCatataaaatttattattaaataacttATGCACTccacttaaatatatattttcttcttcctaGTAGATAGCAGACGATTCAGAAGAGCATTCGTTGTAGAGCAGCAGTGGTGATGCCTTGCAAAATTGACATCCAGTTTGGTTGATATCGAACAGAAAATTGAATCCAAGGCACTCACAACTTTTCCAATATGAATCCTTGCAATCACTAATGCAAAGACTTGCATGCAAAATCGAATTTTCTTATGGcaaattcgatactaaattatgTTACTCATTGGTGGCTTAATCAAACTCTCCCTCCTTTTAATGTAAActatatcgttgtattaaatttttttttttttttgaattatcTGGGAATATTAAATAAGAGGTGATTAGCCTAAAGGCAACATTATTAAGCTCAAATCTATCATCGATATGTCTGTAAGTTGGATTCACCGCCTGCtcatacaatatataatatacaTTTAAATAGTTGATCGTGGTGAAGAAGATGAGTTTAATGTGGGGTTTAAGTGGCGATTGTAGAGTGTATGTAGAAAGTGTGGCGGGTGAGGGAAATAgtggaatgcatgtggaatgtattaagataattataatttaaaaagtaaatacGGAGAATATTAAATAAGTGGAGTGTAGTTAACAAAACGTAAGGAGTTAATAAAACAACTTGTTAATTGTAAGATTAATTCGTCAATGACTCATCTTTCAATCTACTCATAATAATAAAAGAGTTAAATGTATGTTCGGATGTGGGTGTAGTTATATTACTTAGAACATATGTGCTTTCTTTATGTATTTACTAAGCATTAGGCTGCTGACCACTGTTATGATTAATCCTTAAGCGTTTAAGAAACAAGAAATGACGCTTAGACCTACCTAGGCACCTAGATTTGCCTAGGTGCCTAGGTCAGACTCTcgcttagacagaaaatagataacttccaTTTTgcgttttattttattcaataaatTGTTAGAAACTTATTAGATACTTGGacaaacactcattatatgtttgttccaatgttttcaatatattctagtactttataatttatatgtcattgtAGTTTGCATTTATACATTCGAAgacaattatatatttatttaagtataagtagacatttagttatatatatattatataataaaagtaattaaaacacaaaaatcacCTAG encodes the following:
- the LOC137709685 gene encoding protein MHF2 homolog, whose translation is MEEPTFEPDLIHAIFKILWSRRAIERQMIEGTDALDGETGAGTSKKNRPTSANGNALKLSCELLRNFTTEAVQRAATIAEAEGVSKIEPTHLERVLPQLLLDF
- the LOC137709683 gene encoding leucine-rich repeat receptor-like serine/threonine/tyrosine-protein kinase SOBIR1 is translated as MAAISGTTAQLSLLTFLSLLLLIHARLNLDPSDLQALTTIQKTLGFQFHINQPAPCNTPGVFCERRLSDNNTYVLRITRLVFKTHRLDGFLSPAIGRLSELKEISLAHNKLVDQIPSQIVDCRKLEILNLGDNQFSGEVPAALSNLIRLRTLDLSSNKLSGNLSFLKHFPNLESLSIADNFFSGKIPATIRSFRNLRSFNFAGNEFLEGSVPTMKGVEISATDVPKRYILAENSTTKHHNSTPSPNAQAPHNALAPGPSPPKKHKKSNKKKVGGWLLGFLAGALAGCVSGFIFSLLFKLLLAVVKGGGKDGGPAIFSSLIKRKEDLAFLEKDDGLVNLELIGRGGCGEVYKAELPGSNGKMIAIKKIVQPPKDADELTADEESKLMNKKMRQIRSEINTVSKIRHRNLIPLLAHVSRPDCHYLVYEFMKNGSLQDMLNQVAAGTRELDWLTRHKIALGVASGLEYLHMDNTPHIIHRDLKPANVLLDDDMEARIADFGLAKAMPDAQTHISTSNVAGTVGYIAPEYHQTFKFTDRCDIYSFGVVLGVLVMGKLPSDEFFQNTNEMSLVKWMRNVMTSENPRQAIDPKLLGNGYEEQMLLVLKIACFCTLDNPKERPNSKDVRCMLSQIKH